From the Gramella sp. Hel_I_59 genome, one window contains:
- a CDS encoding MGMT family protein, whose protein sequence is MKDNSGFFDRVYEVCREIPEGRVTSYGAIAKSLGAARSARMVGWAMNNSHDKNVPAHRVVNRNGMLSGKHHFSGTNAMQQLLEAEGVEVKELQVVNFKELFWDPMKEL, encoded by the coding sequence TTGAAAGATAATTCAGGTTTTTTTGATAGGGTTTATGAAGTCTGCCGGGAAATTCCTGAAGGGCGGGTAACTTCTTACGGAGCCATTGCAAAATCTCTTGGTGCCGCCCGTAGTGCGCGAATGGTTGGCTGGGCGATGAATAATTCTCATGATAAAAATGTTCCAGCGCATAGAGTAGTGAATCGAAACGGAATGCTTTCTGGTAAACATCATTTCTCTGGAACCAACGCTATGCAGCAACTTCTGGAAGCTGAAGGTGTTGAGGTGAAAGAACTACAGGTAGTCAATTTTAAAGAACTCTTCTGGGATCCCATGAAAGAGCTTTAA
- a CDS encoding LysE family transporter, whose product MEETKIFLITYFAAFIGVVPPGLVNMTVAKTCVEKGKRNGLYVAIGAGIIVFIQALIAVLLAGYIFENPFVKKMLLRAGLVVFCILAVYFFIQAQKKKRIDPSKRKANANSIYKGMFIAALNVFPIPYFVAIAGAMNLSGGLEYDWSLNSSFSIAACLGSFTALYLYVVLFDKIEKKAESFAKYSNYFMAALMAVLIVIALVRILNN is encoded by the coding sequence TTGGAAGAAACGAAGATTTTCCTTATTACCTATTTTGCCGCCTTTATTGGTGTGGTGCCTCCAGGTTTGGTAAACATGACCGTGGCAAAGACCTGTGTGGAAAAAGGTAAAAGAAACGGACTCTATGTAGCCATTGGTGCAGGTATTATTGTATTTATACAGGCACTTATTGCGGTACTGCTTGCAGGTTATATTTTTGAAAATCCTTTTGTTAAAAAGATGCTGCTTCGGGCTGGTCTCGTAGTATTCTGTATTCTGGCAGTATATTTTTTCATCCAGGCACAGAAAAAGAAAAGAATTGACCCAAGTAAGCGAAAGGCGAATGCGAATAGTATCTATAAAGGCATGTTCATCGCTGCCTTGAACGTGTTTCCTATTCCTTATTTTGTAGCAATTGCAGGAGCAATGAATCTAAGCGGTGGTCTGGAATACGACTGGTCCTTAAATTCATCCTTTTCTATCGCTGCGTGTTTAGGGAGTTTTACAGCTTTGTATCTCTACGTAGTACTCTTTGATAAGATCGAAAAGAAAGCAGAGTCATTTGCAAAGTATTCCAACTATTTCATGGCAGCATTAATGGCAGTGCTCATCGTTATTGCCTTGGTAAGAATTCTGAATAATTAA
- the trmB gene encoding tRNA (guanosine(46)-N7)-methyltransferase TrmB, with product MGSKNKLKRFRENEQFENVIQPSREELTENEFALKGNWSKDLFKNDNPIVLELGCGKGEYTVELARQNPDKNFIGVDIKGARFWRGAKTAIEEGMKNVAFIRTQIELIEYVFASAEVSEIWITFPDPQIKYKRTKHRLTNAEFLVRYKNILKVDGLMHLKTDSEFMHGYTLGLLHGQGQEILYAHHDIYSNEYSPKEVTGIQTFYEKQYLEKGKPITYIQFRIK from the coding sequence GTGGGAAGCAAGAATAAACTTAAACGTTTCAGAGAGAACGAGCAGTTTGAAAATGTAATTCAGCCGTCAAGAGAAGAACTTACGGAGAATGAATTTGCGTTAAAAGGAAACTGGAGCAAGGACCTTTTTAAGAACGACAATCCAATAGTTCTGGAACTTGGTTGTGGAAAAGGAGAGTATACCGTAGAGCTGGCCAGGCAGAATCCAGATAAGAACTTTATTGGGGTGGATATAAAAGGAGCGCGTTTCTGGCGTGGTGCTAAAACTGCCATCGAAGAAGGAATGAAGAATGTTGCTTTTATAAGAACGCAAATCGAACTGATAGAATATGTATTTGCTTCCGCAGAAGTTAGTGAGATCTGGATCACATTTCCAGATCCACAGATAAAATATAAGCGTACAAAACATCGTTTGACCAATGCAGAGTTTTTAGTTCGCTACAAGAATATTCTTAAAGTTGACGGACTCATGCACTTAAAAACAGATTCTGAATTTATGCATGGTTATACTTTAGGTTTATTGCATGGGCAGGGTCAGGAGATCCTTTATGCTCATCACGATATTTATAGTAATGAATATTCTCCAAAAGAAGTAACCGGAATTCAAACTTTCTACGAAAAACAGTACCTTGAAAAAGGTAAACCTATTACCTATATTCAATTCCGGATTAAATAG
- a CDS encoding glycosyltransferase, producing MSKKRILVAVMNWGLGHATRSIPVIRALQNEHYEPILASDGAALQLLRKEFPELTHLELPGYNIQYAKKGWLLNWKIIAQTSHIRKTIAAEKEKTRQIIKDYQIEGIISDNRFGVYSDELKTNVFITHQIHVLSGITTLLSTYINRQHLKNFDQIWIPDYASREKNLSGNLSHVKDLPEQSTYIGALSRFEKREVQIKYKYLLLLSGPEPQRRLLEEKLLECFSKTNDSVLLVRGVISEEKQLSSSNTNLHIRNYLFGSELEDAINSSETIIARSGYTTLMDLAKLEKRAFFIPTPGQEEQEYLAKRLEQQGIAPFCKQNQLSLEKLKEVENYTGLSNFGDGRVLRDLFTFFESE from the coding sequence ATGTCTAAGAAACGAATTTTAGTGGCTGTGATGAATTGGGGATTGGGACATGCCACCCGCAGTATTCCTGTTATTCGTGCGCTTCAAAATGAACATTACGAACCTATCCTGGCTTCAGATGGCGCTGCACTGCAATTACTGAGAAAGGAGTTTCCTGAGCTTACACATCTCGAATTACCCGGTTATAATATTCAATATGCTAAAAAAGGCTGGCTTCTTAACTGGAAGATCATTGCACAAACCAGTCATATTCGAAAAACCATCGCTGCGGAAAAGGAAAAGACCAGGCAGATTATAAAAGATTATCAAATTGAAGGAATTATTTCTGACAATCGGTTTGGGGTTTATAGCGATGAACTGAAGACAAATGTTTTTATCACTCACCAAATTCATGTTCTAAGTGGCATCACAACCTTGCTGTCTACATATATAAATCGGCAGCATTTGAAGAATTTCGACCAGATCTGGATCCCGGATTACGCTTCCAGGGAAAAGAATTTAAGCGGAAATCTGAGTCATGTAAAAGATCTGCCTGAGCAATCCACTTATATCGGTGCTTTAAGCAGATTCGAAAAGCGTGAAGTGCAAATTAAATATAAATACCTGCTGCTGCTTAGCGGGCCGGAACCTCAGCGCAGGTTGCTTGAAGAGAAATTACTAGAATGCTTCAGTAAAACTAATGACAGTGTACTGTTGGTACGCGGAGTAATTTCCGAAGAAAAACAACTTAGTTCGAGTAATACGAACCTGCATATTCGCAATTATCTCTTCGGAAGTGAACTGGAAGACGCTATAAACAGTAGTGAAACGATCATTGCAAGATCAGGTTACACTACGCTGATGGATCTTGCAAAATTAGAAAAAAGAGCTTTTTTTATTCCAACACCCGGACAGGAAGAACAGGAATATCTGGCGAAACGACTGGAACAGCAAGGCATTGCTCCTTTCTGTAAACAAAATCAATTAAGTTTAGAAAAATTGAAGGAAGTTGAAAATTATACCGGCTTAAGTAATTTCGGTGATGGCCGAGTTCTCCGGGATCTCTTTACGTTTTTCGAGAGTGAATGA